The genomic region tgattcggatacaaggtgccatcaactcagttttcattatcatgatgtttcttttaaagttatgttaacgggatatggtggaatagacgggcgatgcagcaaaggtaaacaaatctatGGGAATTAGGAGTTCTTtagggtgatgagatagttggtgcaagttaaccagcaaatctatgtctgttatgtttgtgtaaatcaaattagtgaatgacttttttacaattttaatgtgtgttgattttaaagattttattttattttattttaattttatctatatttatatgtatattaaagaattctatttattattaatgtaagattgacaacgtttggatcgtaAATGTATTGAGTAATTATTGTGTATGTTAGAATTTGATTGTGCAGTTGCAAAATGATTATTTTAAGGTCAAAACCAGATCTGTGACGTGTACTGCTCGTGTGGGACTATTGTTCTAATAAGAGGAGTAGGGTGATCGAAAGCTTattaattgtagttaaaatgccatatcggcagtcaaataataaatagcaatacaaagtaaaaaggtggatttaaattaaattaaaaattaaaacagcaatgTAGGCAAACAAAACATTACAATTTAATGGTGGAGAATTGGAATagaaattaaatagaaatataactgtATTAGGAAGTAATTGTTTGTGAATAGCAACTATGTTTTAAGTGATATAAGCTATGGATAgatattaataaactattgaacCAGATAATGGAAATTGGTAGTAAATTATACTTTCTTGGTATACCTACATTGTGCTATAAAATTTGTCAATAAATAATAATGTCATAATTCCctcaataatttataaataaaaaacacaaagtttaaaaaactgacacctgaagaaagattttaagaaattaaaaaataaatgtagTAAAATAATCAAATGTAGTGCTCCAGACCTAAACAATCCCTCTTTTTGTTGTATCGTCCTTTGTCCTGTGTGTTTCTATGTGTTTCTATGTGAGGTGAATTTACATAACTAGcaagtatttatttattgacaaattTTATAGCACAATGTAGGTATACCAAGAAAGTATAATTTACTACCAATTTCCATTATCTGgttcaatagtttattaatatcTATCCATAGCTTATATCACTTAAAACATAGTTGCTATTCACAAACAATTACTTCCTAATacagttatatttctatttaatttctATTCCAATTCTCCACCATTAAATTGTAATGTTTTGTTTGCCTAcattgctgttttaatttttaatttaatttaaatccacctttttactttgtattgctatttattatttgactgccgatatggcattttaactacaattaatAAGCTTTCGATCACCCTACTCCTCTTATTAGAACAATAGTCCCACACGAGCAGTACACGTCACAGATCTGGTTTTGACCTTAAAATAATCATTTTGCAACTGCACAATCAAATTCTAACATACACAATAATTACTCAATACATTtacgatccaaacgttgtcaatcttacattaataataaatagaattctttaatatacatataaatatagataaaattaaaataaaataaaataaaatctttaaaatcaacacacattaaaattgtaaaaaagtcattcactaatttgatttacacaaacataacaacagacatagatttgctggttaacttgcaccaactatctcatcaccctcaagaactcctaattcccatagatttgtttacctttgctgcatcgcccgtctattccaccatatcccgttaacataactttaaaagaaacatcatgataatgaaaactgagttgatggcaccttgtatccgaatcattttgtaacttgttacctttgacctgaagatgctctacaaagtttaaagagcgaaaccggtcgtcggaagttataataaagattgagagtaagtctgacttttacttcatttaaaatgaactctcacatgcaacccattcaagattttattgtaactttcttaaatgaTTCATTGTCaatgaaattgtcaaattgacgtacatttcttATCTACTGTCAATAAGGCGAAAagttatatattgctccacaatattgatatgatatgcaattattatataaaggtaaatttaattaattgtattttgcttgcattactgcattttaataactaattttatttactacatacaattatttaccttttaataacataacctaaatcttattttttcggactatggccttgacaattatccagtaaccaggactaatataattgacaatataattaaaagtgcgaataatgttgctgagcgtagaaaccaggtgtcgctttgccgaacttgcacggtcccaataggatTTTTGGGCTTTATTGCCCAGTAAAGTTTATCATGGAGGCCGGGAAGCCCAATATGAAGAACAATTAAGACGGCGAATTTACAAAAACTATCAGAAATTGATCTCAATTACGGCCAGGACCCCATGAAAGACTGATTGATGAAATATTTCTGATTGTGtttttttgacattaaaatgaagaaaacaaaaattaaaaatgaataatttttagTATTCCAAAGCCAATTCAAGTTTCCTTTAATtggttatttaaatattttaatgtaaaaaatatgtttctacTTCTGTATATTGCAATTATTATAAACTAAACTTAAATTctacaattaaattatttattaaaaattattacaaaaattaattttttacgttatataatatatttattataaaactaTACTTAAATTCTACAATTAAAAACTTTCTTAACAGTCGATAGACAttggtttttctttttattttctgcTTTCATTGGCTTTTTCTTGAGAACCTCCAAACAGTGTCTTAGATTTACAGCTTTCTTGGTGACCTTCTTGGAAACGTTAGCTGCAAATACTCTTTTGGCATCCTCTCTGGAAATAGTTATAGATTTTGCAGGATTTCGAATAATCTCTTCGGCCTGACGTCTTTCAATCTCCAAAGCATCCCGGAGATTATTTCTCAACACTCTGTCACCAAGACAAATACTCTTGAATCTGGGATCTGATCTTGCAGTTGCCAATAAAGACAATGGATCCAACAATctgaaaagtaaaaaagtatatTAGTATAcggattaaaattataattaaaaaaataaatgtcaatataaaaataataatgaaatataaacataaaacaattaataaacactTACCTTAAAATAGTTGACCACATTTCCACTGGAAGC from Diabrotica virgifera virgifera chromosome 3, PGI_DIABVI_V3a harbors:
- the LOC114337801 gene encoding uncharacterized protein LOC114337801, with amino-acid sequence MFRLLPVIAASCFQLTALPVEMWSTILRLLDPLSLLATARSDPRFKSICLGDRVLRNNLRDALEIERRQAEEIIRNPAKSITISREDAKRVFAANVSKKVTKKAVNLRHCLEVLKKKPMKAENKKKNQCLSTVKKVFNCRI